One genomic segment of Streptomyces sp. RKND-216 includes these proteins:
- a CDS encoding CTP synthase, giving the protein MPNRPSSSVTTKHLFVTGGVASSLGKGLTASSLGALLKARGLRVTMQKLDPYLNVDPGTMNPFQHGEVFVTNDGAETDLDIGHYERFLDVDLDGSANVTTGQVYSSVIAKERRGEYLGDTVQVIPHITNEIKNRIRRMAADDVDVVITEVGGTVGDIESLPFLEAVRQVRHEVGRDNVLVVHISLLPYIGPSGELKTKPTQHSVAALRNIGIQPDAIVLRADREVPVSIKRKISLMCDVDDAAVVAAIDAKSIYDIPKVLHSEGLDAFAVRKLDLPFRDVDWTQWDDLLRRVHQPDHEVTVALVGKYIDLPDAYLSVTEAIRAGGFANNARVTIKWVTSDDCRTAAGAREQLGDVDAVCIPGGFGERGVEGKLAAITYARENRVPLLGLCLGLQCIVVEAARNLAGIDGADSTEFDQGAAHPVISTMEEQLDIVAGEGDMGGTMRLGLYPAKLAEGSLVREVYGGEPYVEERHRHRYEVNNAYRSELEKKAGLVFSGTSPDNKLVEYVEYPREAHPYLVATQAHPELRSRPTRPHPLFAGLVRAAVERQGGRPGQVAADRTAEEAGA; this is encoded by the coding sequence ATGCCGAACCGACCTTCGTCGTCCGTGACGACCAAGCACCTCTTCGTCACCGGGGGTGTCGCCTCCTCGCTCGGCAAGGGGCTGACCGCCTCCAGCCTCGGAGCGCTGCTCAAGGCGCGCGGCCTGCGGGTCACCATGCAGAAGCTCGACCCGTACCTCAACGTCGACCCGGGCACGATGAACCCCTTCCAGCACGGCGAGGTGTTCGTCACCAACGACGGCGCCGAGACGGACCTGGACATCGGCCACTACGAGCGGTTCCTGGACGTCGACCTGGACGGGTCCGCGAACGTGACCACCGGCCAGGTGTACTCCTCGGTGATCGCCAAGGAGCGGCGCGGCGAGTACCTGGGGGACACCGTCCAGGTGATCCCGCACATCACCAACGAGATCAAGAACCGCATCCGCCGGATGGCCGCCGACGACGTGGACGTCGTCATCACCGAGGTCGGCGGCACAGTCGGCGACATCGAGTCCCTCCCCTTCCTGGAGGCCGTCCGCCAGGTCCGGCACGAGGTGGGCCGGGACAACGTGCTGGTGGTGCACATCTCGCTGCTGCCCTACATCGGGCCCTCCGGCGAGCTGAAGACCAAGCCCACCCAGCACTCCGTGGCCGCGCTGCGCAACATCGGTATCCAGCCCGACGCCATCGTGCTGCGCGCCGACCGCGAGGTGCCCGTCTCCATCAAGCGGAAGATCTCGCTGATGTGCGACGTCGACGACGCCGCCGTGGTCGCCGCCATCGACGCCAAGTCGATCTACGACATCCCCAAGGTGCTGCACTCCGAGGGCCTGGACGCGTTCGCCGTCCGCAAGCTCGACCTGCCCTTCCGCGACGTGGACTGGACGCAGTGGGACGACCTGCTGCGCCGCGTCCACCAGCCCGACCACGAGGTGACCGTCGCGCTGGTCGGCAAGTACATCGACCTCCCCGACGCCTACCTCTCCGTCACCGAGGCCATCCGGGCCGGCGGCTTCGCGAACAACGCCCGGGTGACCATCAAGTGGGTCACCTCCGACGACTGCCGCACCGCCGCCGGCGCCCGCGAGCAGCTCGGTGACGTGGACGCCGTCTGCATCCCCGGCGGCTTCGGCGAACGCGGCGTCGAGGGCAAGCTCGCCGCCATCACCTACGCGCGCGAGAACCGGGTCCCGCTGCTGGGCCTGTGCCTCGGCCTCCAGTGCATCGTGGTCGAGGCCGCCCGCAACCTCGCGGGCATCGACGGCGCCGACTCCACCGAGTTCGACCAAGGAGCAGCCCACCCGGTGATCTCCACCATGGAGGAGCAGCTCGACATCGTCGCGGGTGAGGGCGACATGGGCGGCACCATGCGGCTCGGCCTCTACCCCGCCAAGCTCGCCGAGGGCTCCCTCGTGCGCGAGGTCTACGGCGGCGAGCCCTACGTCGAGGAGCGGCACCGCCACCGCTACGAGGTCAACAACGCCTACCGCTCGGAGCTGGAGAAGAAGGCCGGACTGGTCTTCTCCGGCACCTCCCCCGACAACAAGCTGGTCGAGTACGTCGAGTACCCGCGCGAGGCCCACCCCTACCTGGTCGCCACCCAGGCCCACCCGGAACTGCGCTCCCGGCCGACCCGCCCGCACCCGCTGTTCGCGGGCCTGGTCCGGGCCGCCGTCGAACGGCAGGGTGGCCGGCCCGGGCAGGTCGCAGCCGACCGTACCGCCGAGGAGGCCGGAGCGTGA
- a CDS encoding NUDIX hydrolase, which yields MTDRLADRAEEWPVVGTDVPFRGNKTSVRTDEVEMPDGQVVGRDYQVHPGSVAVLALDDQDRVLVLSQYRHPVRHTLWEIPAGLLDVPGENPLHAAQRELYEEAHVKAEDWRVLVDVYTTPGGCDEAVRIFLARGVTDAEGERFAVSEEEATMEQARVPLSDLLCGALAGELHNNCLVVGALALHAALTSDGLDALRAADAPWPARPFEA from the coding sequence GTGACCGACCGCCTCGCCGACAGGGCCGAGGAATGGCCCGTCGTCGGCACCGACGTCCCCTTCCGCGGCAACAAGACCAGCGTCCGCACCGACGAGGTGGAGATGCCCGACGGGCAGGTCGTCGGGCGCGACTACCAGGTGCACCCCGGGTCGGTGGCTGTTCTCGCCCTGGACGACCAGGACCGGGTGCTGGTGCTCAGCCAGTACCGCCACCCCGTGCGGCACACGCTGTGGGAGATCCCGGCCGGCCTGCTCGACGTACCCGGGGAGAACCCGCTGCACGCCGCTCAGCGCGAGCTGTACGAGGAGGCGCACGTCAAGGCGGAGGACTGGCGGGTGCTGGTCGACGTCTACACCACGCCCGGCGGCTGCGACGAGGCCGTGCGCATCTTCCTGGCGCGCGGCGTCACCGACGCGGAGGGCGAACGCTTCGCGGTCAGCGAGGAGGAGGCCACCATGGAGCAGGCCCGGGTCCCGCTGTCCGATCTGCTCTGCGGTGCGCTCGCCGGCGAGCTGCACAACAACTGCCTCGTCGTCGGCGCGCTCGCCCTGCACGCCGCCCTCACCTCCGACGGTCTCGACGCGCTCCGGGCCGCCGACGCCCCCTGGCCGGCGCGGCCCTTCGAGGCCTGA
- a CDS encoding tetratricopeptide repeat protein — MTEQAVRHGTPTAGGRPDGGCFFVGRDRELRRLRTDLESAGLGTLAGRPAPHSRVLLVAGRPGSGRTTLAEAFVREVAGRYPDGVLRARLTDPGGMPVPTERTARDLLTALGAGGAPPGADPDDLTAVLRSELARRRVLLFCDDVAAAEQLGELVPENRDCLVVAVASGPLTGVPDIRPCAMGGIDRAAAVELLRSRVGTSPRLTVDPRRAESLAEACGDLPAALRMVGGWLAARPKLSVSDATAQLLGTPDGHPDTGGTSGTRTPDFLARAFHLVAGSLPAPAGRLLRFLAVAPAGFVDAQHASALTGCSPETAEETLHRLHALGLLHHAAPGCWTVPGCLDPLLRAELDARERPAEVMLARARMLERTVRRLHACRAVTEPPGSPARTKLAGMPRPLRFDSAREARDWLELRRPSLLAAARLAVAEGAGELDTLLRRLVHALGRCFAAHRTPEEAAPEVYRLQELALQVAERRALEPDRAAALLALADMDAAAGRLAAAGDRYRRALDAARACRDGVAATVIPERLGDTHGRLGDWARAADWYGRALSLRESAGDPHEVARLHGLVADAQARNGDTGEALRTWRAAAALHRRLRDPAGRGRALGEVGRLQQRRGRPDEALRSCREALAEARRARDPLLQAELRMCLADVCDAAGDPVAAARHRSAGEELRDLTER; from the coding sequence GTGACGGAGCAGGCGGTGCGGCACGGCACGCCGACGGCGGGCGGCCGCCCCGACGGAGGATGTTTCTTCGTCGGACGGGACCGGGAACTGCGGCGGCTCCGCACCGATCTGGAGTCCGCCGGACTCGGCACCCTCGCGGGCCGCCCCGCCCCGCACAGCCGGGTGCTGCTCGTCGCCGGGCGGCCCGGTTCCGGGCGCACCACGCTGGCGGAGGCCTTCGTCCGCGAGGTTGCCGGACGCTACCCCGACGGCGTGCTGCGGGCCCGGCTCACCGACCCCGGCGGCATGCCCGTGCCGACCGAACGCACCGCACGCGACCTGCTGACCGCGCTGGGCGCCGGGGGCGCACCCCCCGGCGCCGACCCCGACGACCTCACCGCCGTGCTCCGCAGCGAACTGGCACGGCGACGGGTGCTCCTGTTCTGCGACGACGTGGCCGCCGCCGAGCAGCTCGGCGAACTCGTCCCCGAGAACCGCGACTGCCTCGTGGTCGCCGTCGCCTCCGGCCCCCTGACCGGCGTCCCCGACATCCGCCCCTGCGCGATGGGCGGAATCGACCGGGCCGCCGCCGTGGAACTGCTCCGCAGCCGCGTCGGCACCTCGCCCCGGCTCACCGTGGACCCGCGGCGCGCCGAATCGCTCGCCGAGGCCTGCGGCGACCTCCCCGCAGCCCTGCGCATGGTCGGCGGCTGGCTCGCAGCACGCCCCAAGCTCTCCGTCTCCGACGCCACCGCCCAGCTTCTCGGCACCCCGGACGGCCATCCGGACACCGGCGGCACCTCCGGCACCCGCACCCCCGACTTCCTGGCTCGCGCCTTCCACCTGGTCGCCGGCTCCCTGCCGGCGCCCGCCGGCCGGCTGCTGCGCTTCCTCGCCGTGGCGCCTGCCGGATTCGTCGACGCGCAGCACGCCTCCGCCCTCACCGGCTGCTCGCCGGAGACCGCCGAGGAGACGCTGCACCGGCTGCACGCCCTGGGCCTGCTGCACCACGCCGCGCCCGGCTGCTGGACGGTCCCCGGCTGCCTCGACCCGCTGTTGCGGGCCGAACTCGACGCCCGCGAACGCCCGGCCGAGGTGATGCTCGCCCGCGCTCGCATGCTGGAGCGCACCGTACGGCGGCTGCACGCCTGCCGCGCCGTCACCGAGCCGCCCGGGTCGCCCGCCCGCACGAAACTCGCCGGGATGCCGCGCCCGCTGCGCTTCGACAGCGCCCGCGAAGCCCGTGACTGGCTGGAATTGCGGCGGCCCTCGCTCCTCGCCGCGGCCCGCCTCGCCGTCGCCGAAGGCGCCGGCGAACTCGACACCCTGCTCCGCCGCCTGGTGCACGCGCTGGGCCGTTGCTTCGCCGCGCACCGCACCCCCGAGGAGGCCGCACCCGAGGTTTACCGGCTCCAGGAACTGGCCCTCCAGGTCGCCGAACGCCGCGCCCTGGAGCCCGATCGCGCCGCCGCCCTCCTCGCCCTCGCCGACATGGACGCCGCCGCCGGACGCCTCGCCGCCGCCGGCGACCGCTACCGGCGGGCCCTGGACGCCGCCCGGGCCTGCCGGGACGGCGTCGCCGCCACGGTGATCCCGGAGCGCCTGGGCGACACCCACGGACGGCTCGGCGACTGGGCGCGCGCGGCCGACTGGTACGGTCGCGCGCTCTCCCTGCGCGAGTCCGCCGGCGACCCGCACGAGGTCGCCCGCCTGCACGGCCTGGTCGCCGACGCCCAGGCGCGGAACGGCGACACCGGCGAGGCCCTGCGCACATGGCGTGCGGCCGCCGCCCTGCACCGCAGGCTGCGCGACCCGGCAGGCCGCGGACGCGCGCTCGGCGAGGTCGGCCGCCTCCAGCAGCGGCGGGGCCGGCCCGACGAGGCGCTGCGCAGCTGCCGGGAGGCGCTCGCCGAGGCGCGCCGGGCCCGCGACCCGCTGCTCCAGGCGGAGCTGCGGATGTGCCTGGCCGACGTGTGCGACGCGGCGGGCGACCCGGTCGCCGCCGCGCGGCACCGTTCCGCGGGTGAGGAGCTGCGCGACCTTACCGAGCGGTAG
- the ald gene encoding alanine dehydrogenase, protein MKVGIPREVKNNEFRVAITPAGVNELVRNGHQVYVELGAGLGSSIADDEYTAAGATILATADEVWATADLLLKVKEPIAEEYHRLRKDQTLFTYLHLAASRDCTDALLQSGTTAIAYETVETANRALPLLAPMSEVAGRIAPQVGAYHLMRSAGGRGVLPGGVPGTPAGRAVVIGGGVSGWNATQIAVGMGFHVTLLDKDMNKLREADRIFGTKVQTVASNALSLEQAVLQADLVIGAVLIPGAKAPKLVTNELVSRMKPGSVLVDIAIDQGGCFEDSRPTTHAEPTFQVHDSVFYCVANMPGAVPNTSTYALTNATLPYIVELANRGWRDALRRDAALAKGLNTHEGQVVYGPVAEAHGLSSTVDLSTLLG, encoded by the coding sequence GTGAAGGTCGGCATCCCCCGCGAGGTCAAGAACAACGAGTTCCGAGTGGCCATCACCCCGGCCGGCGTCAACGAACTCGTGCGCAACGGCCACCAGGTCTACGTGGAGCTCGGAGCCGGCCTCGGCTCCTCCATCGCGGACGACGAGTACACCGCCGCCGGGGCCACCATCCTGGCCACCGCCGACGAAGTGTGGGCCACCGCCGACCTGCTCCTGAAGGTCAAGGAGCCGATCGCCGAGGAGTACCACCGGCTCCGCAAGGACCAGACGCTCTTCACCTACCTGCACCTCGCCGCCTCCCGCGACTGCACGGACGCACTGCTCCAGTCCGGCACCACCGCGATCGCGTACGAGACCGTCGAGACCGCGAACCGGGCGCTGCCGCTGCTGGCCCCGATGTCCGAGGTGGCCGGCCGGATCGCCCCGCAGGTCGGCGCCTACCACCTGATGCGCTCGGCCGGCGGTCGTGGCGTGCTGCCGGGCGGCGTTCCGGGCACCCCCGCGGGCCGCGCGGTCGTCATCGGCGGCGGCGTCTCCGGCTGGAACGCCACCCAGATCGCAGTGGGCATGGGCTTCCACGTCACGCTCCTGGACAAGGACATGAACAAGCTGCGCGAAGCCGACCGCATCTTCGGCACCAAGGTGCAGACGGTCGCCTCGAACGCGCTGTCCCTCGAACAGGCCGTCCTTCAGGCCGACCTGGTCATCGGGGCCGTGCTGATCCCGGGCGCGAAGGCCCCGAAGCTGGTCACCAACGAGCTGGTCTCCCGCATGAAGCCGGGAAGTGTCCTTGTCGACATCGCGATCGACCAGGGCGGCTGCTTCGAGGACTCCCGCCCCACCACCCACGCCGAACCCACCTTCCAGGTGCACGACTCGGTCTTCTACTGCGTCGCCAACATGCCCGGCGCGGTGCCCAACACCTCGACCTACGCGCTCACCAACGCGACGCTGCCCTACATCGTCGAACTCGCGAACCGCGGCTGGCGGGACGCCCTGCGCCGGGACGCCGCTCTGGCGAAGGGCCTCAACACGCACGAGGGCCAGGTCGTCTACGGTCCCGTCGCGGAGGCGCACGGCCTGTCCTCCACCGTGGACCTCTCCACGCTGCTCGGCTGA
- a CDS encoding ParA family protein, protein MNESTFTPGGGQPGASVAGRGATGPEAVGSVAVRTFTARQGTQPHSTAHQSMDGHHVNASAGDGTDHASGDRFADYDHNAPDLPEGHFYDPDAEFEPDPEYAATLAPDAARQRRERIGPTGRPLPYFPIPGPVNEHGPAKIIAMCNQKGGVGKTTSTINLGAALAEYGRRVLLVDFDPQGALSVGLGVNPMELDLTVYNLLMERGMSPDEVLLKTAVAGMDLLPSNIDLSAAEVQLVSEVARESTLQRALAPLLPDYDFIVIDCQPSLGLLTVNALTAAHKVIVPLECEFFALRGVALLTETIEKVQERLNPELNLDGILATMYDSRTVHSREVLARVVEAFDDSVYHTVIGRTVRFPETTVAGEPITTYASNSVGAAAYRQLAREVLARCHAE, encoded by the coding sequence GTGAACGAGTCGACATTCACTCCCGGGGGTGGTCAGCCGGGAGCGTCGGTAGCGGGACGGGGCGCCACGGGGCCAGAGGCTGTCGGCTCCGTCGCCGTTCGCACCTTCACCGCCCGCCAGGGCACCCAGCCGCACTCGACAGCCCACCAGAGCATGGACGGTCACCACGTGAACGCCTCGGCCGGCGACGGCACGGACCACGCATCCGGCGACCGCTTCGCCGACTACGACCACAACGCCCCGGACCTGCCGGAAGGTCATTTCTACGACCCCGACGCGGAGTTCGAGCCGGACCCCGAGTACGCGGCCACCCTCGCGCCCGACGCGGCCCGCCAGCGCCGCGAGCGCATCGGCCCCACCGGCCGTCCGCTGCCGTACTTTCCGATCCCCGGCCCGGTCAACGAGCACGGCCCGGCGAAGATCATCGCGATGTGCAACCAGAAGGGCGGGGTGGGCAAGACCACCTCGACCATCAACCTGGGCGCCGCGCTCGCCGAGTACGGACGCCGCGTGCTGCTCGTGGACTTCGACCCGCAGGGCGCGCTGTCCGTCGGGCTGGGCGTGAATCCGATGGAACTCGACCTGACGGTCTACAACCTGCTCATGGAGCGGGGCATGTCGCCCGACGAGGTGCTGCTCAAGACGGCGGTCGCGGGGATGGACCTGCTGCCGAGCAACATCGACCTCTCGGCTGCCGAGGTGCAGCTCGTCAGCGAGGTGGCCCGCGAGTCGACGCTCCAGCGTGCCCTCGCCCCGCTGCTGCCCGACTACGACTTCATCGTCATCGACTGCCAGCCCTCGCTCGGTCTCCTCACCGTCAACGCGCTGACCGCCGCACACAAGGTGATAGTGCCGCTGGAATGCGAGTTCTTCGCCCTGCGTGGCGTGGCGCTGCTGACCGAGACCATCGAGAAGGTGCAGGAGCGGCTCAACCCGGAGCTGAATCTGGACGGCATCCTGGCCACCATGTACGACTCCCGCACCGTGCACAGCCGCGAGGTCCTCGCGCGGGTCGTCGAGGCGTTCGACGACAGCGTGTACCACACGGTGATCGGCCGTACCGTCCGCTTCCCGGAGACCACCGTCGCGGGCGAACCGATCACCACCTACGCGTCCAACTCCGTCGGTGCCGCCGCCTACCGCCAGCTCGCCAGGGAGGTGCTCGCCCGGTGCCACGCCGAGTGA
- a CDS encoding segregation/condensation protein A, which produces MPTPDDHEPPTRASRRPLGRGPGAPSARPHVAADGAAQASEAADEPPAAARRPAPDPDPEPASAPGALQEATATDAVHVHHEESEPPRDDAVRPATETSDDDGDAGGARAVTSSPPPPAETNAADATEITESSATQTQDADEGERAEAVDDGRFTVRLDNFEGPFDLLLQLISKHKMDVTEVALSRVTDEFMAHIHAMGPDWDLDQTTEFLVVAATLLDLKAARLLPAAEVEDEGDLALLEARDLLFARLLQYRAYKRVADIFADRLAAEARRHPRTVGLEPHHAELLPDVALTIGPEGFARLAVKAMQPKPKPQVYVEHIHAPLVSVREQAEVVVARLRELGEARFRDLVADAPDTLTVVARFLALLELYRERAVALDQPEALGDLTVRWTGGAATGRPLVTDEFDQGPQPQPGTPPGQKPEQEPEPEPEKEPQP; this is translated from the coding sequence ATGCCCACACCTGACGACCACGAGCCGCCCACCCGGGCCTCCCGCCGCCCCCTCGGCCGCGGCCCCGGCGCACCCTCCGCGCGCCCGCACGTGGCGGCCGACGGCGCGGCGCAGGCTTCCGAGGCCGCCGACGAGCCGCCCGCCGCCGCTCGGCGTCCCGCGCCGGACCCGGACCCGGAGCCCGCCTCTGCGCCCGGTGCGCTGCAGGAGGCGACGGCCACCGACGCCGTCCACGTGCACCACGAGGAATCGGAACCGCCGCGCGACGACGCGGTACGGCCCGCCACGGAGACCTCCGACGACGACGGGGACGCCGGCGGCGCGAGAGCCGTCACGTCCTCCCCTCCGCCTCCGGCGGAGACGAACGCCGCGGACGCGACGGAGATCACGGAGTCCTCCGCCACACAGACCCAGGACGCGGACGAGGGGGAGCGCGCGGAGGCCGTCGACGACGGCCGGTTCACGGTCCGTCTGGACAACTTCGAGGGGCCGTTCGACCTGCTCCTCCAGCTGATCTCCAAACACAAGATGGACGTCACCGAGGTGGCGCTGTCCCGCGTCACCGACGAGTTCATGGCCCACATCCACGCCATGGGCCCGGACTGGGATCTCGACCAGACCACCGAGTTCCTGGTCGTCGCCGCCACCCTGCTCGACCTCAAGGCGGCGCGGCTGCTCCCCGCGGCCGAGGTGGAGGACGAGGGGGACCTCGCGCTGCTCGAGGCCCGTGACCTGCTCTTCGCGCGGCTCCTCCAGTACCGCGCGTACAAGCGGGTCGCCGACATCTTCGCCGACCGACTCGCGGCCGAGGCGCGCCGCCATCCGCGGACGGTCGGCCTGGAGCCCCACCACGCCGAGCTGCTGCCCGATGTGGCGCTCACCATCGGGCCCGAGGGGTTCGCCAGGCTGGCGGTCAAGGCCATGCAGCCCAAGCCCAAGCCGCAGGTGTACGTGGAGCACATCCACGCCCCGCTGGTCAGCGTCCGGGAGCAGGCCGAGGTGGTCGTGGCCCGGCTGCGGGAGCTCGGTGAGGCGAGGTTCCGGGACCTGGTCGCCGACGCGCCCGACACGCTCACAGTCGTCGCCCGTTTCCTCGCCCTCCTGGAGCTGTACCGCGAACGCGCCGTGGCACTCGACCAGCCCGAGGCGCTCGGTGACCTGACCGTGCGGTGGACCGGCGGGGCGGCGACCGGCCGTCCGCTGGTCACCGACGAGTTCGACCAGGGACCGCAGCCGCAGCCCGGGACGCCGCCCGGGCAGAAGCCGGAGCAGGAACCCGAACCGGAGCCCGAGAAGGAGCCGCAGCCATGA
- the scpB gene encoding SMC-Scp complex subunit ScpB, whose product MSEETYDVLEQDVPAVPEATDGTAPAGGDRVAELELKPALEAVLMVVDEPATEEHLAKVLDRPRRAVADALRELVDEYAVQRRGFDLRFVAGGWRFYTRPEYADAVERFVLDGQQARLTQAALETLAVVAYRQPVSRSRVSAVRGVNCDGVMRTLLQRGLLEEAGTEPETGAILYRTTHYFLERMGLRGLDELPELAPFLPEADAVEGDTQEGMPSFDVDDSGDTQTTTEH is encoded by the coding sequence ATGAGCGAGGAGACCTACGACGTCCTCGAGCAGGACGTGCCCGCCGTCCCGGAGGCGACGGACGGGACGGCGCCCGCGGGTGGCGACCGCGTCGCCGAACTCGAGCTCAAGCCCGCGCTGGAAGCGGTGCTGATGGTCGTCGATGAGCCCGCGACCGAGGAGCATCTCGCCAAGGTGCTGGACCGCCCGCGCCGCGCCGTCGCCGACGCGCTTCGCGAGCTCGTCGACGAGTACGCCGTCCAGCGTCGCGGCTTCGACCTGCGGTTCGTCGCCGGGGGCTGGCGTTTCTACACCCGCCCCGAGTACGCCGACGCCGTGGAACGGTTCGTGCTCGACGGCCAGCAGGCCCGGCTCACCCAGGCCGCGCTGGAGACCCTGGCCGTCGTCGCGTACCGTCAGCCGGTCAGCCGTTCGCGGGTATCCGCCGTGCGCGGCGTGAACTGCGACGGCGTGATGCGCACGCTCCTCCAGCGCGGTCTGCTGGAGGAGGCGGGCACGGAACCCGAGACAGGTGCGATCCTGTACAGGACGACGCACTACTTCCTGGAGCGGATGGGCCTGCGCGGCCTGGACGAGCTACCGGAACTCGCGCCCTTCCTCCCGGAGGCGGACGCGGTCGAGGGGGACACCCAGGAGGGCATGCCGTCGTTCGACGTAGACGACAGCGGCGACACCCAGACGACGACGGAACATTGA
- a CDS encoding pseudouridine synthase, with the protein MRSSGRNPGGDRNQRGAGNKRDEKQQRTGKPRPEERRYDTGGAGSGRSTPGGKGAPGSKGAPGAKGRPAGGKAGGKAGGKGAAPRSTTRSGAPKTRNRRASAPARPREYEAQIEERNRARHSKPQVTLPKTFGEVDGERLQKVLARAGMGSRRACEDLIEQARVEVNGKIVVEQGLRVDADKDEIKVDGLTIATQSHLFFALNKPAGVVSAMEDPDGRQCLGDYVQNRETRLFHVGRLDTETEGLILLTNHGELSHRLTHPRYGVRKTYLAAIQGPLPRDLGKRLKDGIRLEDGYAKADHFRVVENTGKNYLVEVSLHEGRKHIVRRMLAESGFPVEKLVRTRFGPIALGDQKSGWLRRMTNTEVGMLMNEVGL; encoded by the coding sequence ATGCGAAGCAGCGGCAGGAACCCCGGCGGCGACCGTAACCAGCGCGGCGCGGGGAACAAGAGGGACGAGAAGCAGCAGCGGACGGGCAAGCCGCGTCCCGAGGAGCGCCGCTACGACACCGGCGGCGCCGGATCGGGCAGGAGCACGCCCGGAGGCAAGGGTGCTCCGGGAAGCAAGGGCGCCCCCGGAGCCAAGGGCCGCCCTGCGGGCGGGAAGGCCGGCGGCAAGGCCGGGGGCAAGGGAGCGGCACCGAGGAGCACCACCCGCAGCGGCGCCCCCAAGACGCGCAATCGCCGCGCATCCGCCCCGGCGCGTCCGCGCGAGTACGAGGCGCAGATCGAGGAGCGCAACCGCGCCCGTCACAGCAAGCCGCAGGTCACGCTGCCGAAGACGTTCGGTGAGGTGGACGGCGAGCGACTGCAGAAGGTCCTCGCCCGCGCGGGCATGGGCTCCCGCCGGGCCTGCGAGGACCTGATCGAGCAGGCCCGCGTCGAGGTCAACGGCAAGATCGTCGTCGAGCAGGGCCTCCGGGTCGACGCCGACAAGGACGAGATCAAGGTCGACGGCCTCACCATCGCCACCCAGTCGCACCTGTTCTTCGCGCTCAACAAGCCGGCCGGCGTGGTCTCCGCAATGGAGGACCCGGACGGCCGCCAGTGCCTCGGCGACTACGTGCAGAACCGCGAGACCCGGCTCTTTCACGTCGGCCGCCTGGACACCGAGACCGAGGGTCTGATCCTGCTCACCAACCACGGTGAGCTGTCCCACCGCCTCACCCATCCCCGCTACGGGGTGCGGAAGACCTACCTGGCCGCGATCCAGGGTCCGCTTCCGCGCGACCTGGGCAAGCGTCTCAAGGACGGCATCAGGCTGGAGGACGGCTACGCCAAGGCCGACCACTTCAGGGTCGTGGAGAACACCGGCAAGAACTACCTCGTCGAGGTCTCCCTGCACGAGGGCCGCAAGCACATCGTGCGCCGCATGCTGGCCGAGTCGGGCTTCCCGGTGGAGAAGCTGGTACGCACCCGCTTCGGGCCCATCGCACTGGGCGACCAGAAGTCCGGATGGCTGCGCCGCATGACCAACACCGAGGTCGGCATGCTGATGAACGAGGTCGGCCTCTGA
- a CDS encoding prephenate dehydrogenase — MRTALVIGSGLIGTSAALALAARGVRVYLRDADPERARTAAALGAGTAAEPEAPVDLAVVAVPPAHLAATVAEAQRAGLARAYLDVGSVKGGPRRELSAAGGDLTSYLGTHPMSGREQSGPLAATADLFEGRPWVLTPTRETETEVLNLALELVALCRAVPVLMDADAHDRAVALVSHTPQLLSSMVAARLESADETAVRLCGQGIRDVTRIAASDPRMWIDILSANPGPVADILADVAADLAETVSALRSLDSHDEAKRGSGALGIEDVLRRGNAGRSRVPGKHGQAPAAYDTVAVLISDRPGELARIFADAGAAGVNIEDVRIEHATGQQAGHVQLMVDPAAVAVLTAALRERGWALRTQ, encoded by the coding sequence ATGCGCACCGCCCTCGTCATCGGCTCCGGTCTCATCGGCACCTCCGCGGCCCTCGCGCTCGCGGCGCGCGGTGTGCGGGTGTACCTGCGGGACGCCGACCCCGAGCGGGCGCGGACCGCGGCTGCGCTGGGCGCCGGTACCGCGGCGGAGCCGGAGGCCCCCGTCGACCTCGCCGTCGTGGCGGTGCCCCCGGCCCACCTGGCGGCCACCGTGGCCGAGGCGCAGCGGGCCGGCCTGGCCCGCGCCTACCTGGACGTGGGCAGCGTCAAGGGCGGACCGCGACGCGAGTTGAGCGCGGCCGGCGGAGACCTGACCAGCTACCTGGGGACGCACCCGATGTCCGGGCGGGAGCAGTCCGGTCCGCTGGCCGCCACGGCCGACCTGTTCGAGGGCAGACCCTGGGTGCTCACTCCGACACGGGAGACCGAGACCGAGGTGCTCAACCTCGCGCTGGAGCTGGTCGCGCTGTGCCGGGCGGTGCCGGTGCTGATGGACGCCGACGCGCACGACCGTGCCGTCGCGCTGGTCTCGCACACCCCGCAACTGCTCTCCAGCATGGTCGCGGCACGGCTGGAGAGCGCGGACGAGACCGCCGTACGCCTGTGCGGCCAGGGCATCCGCGACGTGACGCGGATCGCCGCCTCCGACCCGCGGATGTGGATCGACATCCTCTCCGCCAACCCCGGCCCGGTCGCCGACATCCTCGCCGACGTCGCCGCGGACCTCGCGGAGACGGTGTCCGCGCTGCGGTCGCTGGACTCCCACGACGAGGCCAAGCGCGGCAGCGGGGCGCTCGGCATCGAGGACGTGCTGCGGCGCGGCAACGCCGGCCGGTCCCGCGTCCCGGGCAAGCACGGCCAGGCACCCGCCGCGTACGACACGGTGGCGGTGCTGATCAGCGACCGGCCGGGCGAGCTGGCGCGGATCTTCGCGGACGCCGGCGCCGCGGGCGTCAACATCGAGGACGTACGCATCGAGCACGCCACGGGCCAGCAGGCCGGCCACGTCCAGCTGATGGTCGACCCCGCGGCCGTCGCCGTCCTCACCGCGGCCCTCAGGGAACGCGGCTGGGCGCTGCGCACGCAGTAG